A window from Candidatus Rickettsiella viridis encodes these proteins:
- the ubiG gene encoding bifunctional 2-polyprenyl-6-hydroxyphenol methylase/3-demethylubiquinol 3-O-methyltransferase UbiG — protein sequence MSNSDPVEIDKFSTLAEEWWDPTGPCKPLHAINPIRLQFIETHLSLPDQKIIDIGCGGGLLTEGLAYKGAQATGIDKSEPLIAVAKQHAQENALDINYLADDVESLANKQKGYFDSACCMELLEHVPDPLSLIQACSDLVKPNGWLFFSTLNRNPYAYLTAIIGAEYVLKLLAKGTHEYKKFIRPSELAMASRKAGLSLKKLQGIHYNPLIPRVTLSDDLRVNYIAAFQKQI from the coding sequence ATGTCGAATAGTGATCCAGTAGAAATCGATAAATTCTCTACGCTAGCTGAAGAATGGTGGGACCCTACGGGCCCTTGCAAGCCTTTGCATGCCATTAACCCTATACGCTTACAGTTTATAGAAACCCACCTATCTCTGCCGGATCAGAAAATTATCGACATTGGCTGCGGTGGCGGACTATTAACGGAAGGGCTAGCTTATAAGGGCGCCCAGGCCACCGGAATTGATAAAAGCGAGCCGCTCATAGCGGTTGCCAAGCAACATGCCCAAGAAAATGCGCTCGACATTAACTATCTAGCCGACGACGTAGAAAGCTTGGCAAATAAGCAAAAGGGTTATTTCGACAGCGCTTGCTGCATGGAATTACTCGAACATGTACCCGATCCCCTGTCATTGATCCAAGCTTGCAGTGATCTAGTCAAACCGAATGGCTGGTTATTTTTTTCTACCCTTAATCGCAATCCTTATGCTTATTTAACCGCGATCATTGGCGCTGAATACGTATTAAAACTGTTAGCTAAAGGAACGCATGAATACAAAAAATTTATTCGTCCGTCAGAGCTTGCCATGGCCTCACGCAAAGCGGGCCTAAGCTTAAAAAAATTACAGGGTATTCATTATAATCCGCTCATCCCTCGCGTTACGCTAAGCGATGATCTGCGCGTCAATTATATTGCCGCTTTTCAAAAGCAAATTTAA
- the gph gene encoding phosphoglycolate phosphatase (PGP is an essential enzyme in the glycolate salvage pathway in higher organisms (photorespiration in plants). Phosphoglycolate results from the oxidase activity of RubisCO in the Calvin cycle when concentrations of carbon dioxide are low relative to oxygen. This enzyme is a member of the Haloacid Dehalogenase (HAD) superfamily of aspartate-nucleophile hydrolase enzymes (PF00702).) translates to MSVKSHSHEKIDAVLFDLDGTLLDTASDLAATLNALLLAQQLPPLPLSAIRPMISEGAAGLLKLGFNLSEKDPKFPRLRQQFIEYYSQHSCEQTQLFAGVDTLIDHLETNHVAWGIVTNKSEALTMPLIEHFPLLKKAKCIVGGDTLSHSKPHPKPLLHACECIKSTPKHCVYIGDAKRDIDAANAAGMRSLIALYGYIPNQAELNSWHATAMINTPLELIDWLKQSNKTNH, encoded by the coding sequence ATGTCTGTAAAATCACACAGCCACGAAAAAATTGATGCGGTACTATTTGATTTAGACGGCACCTTATTAGATACCGCTTCTGATTTAGCCGCCACATTGAATGCACTGTTACTAGCTCAACAACTTCCACCACTACCCTTATCAGCTATTCGTCCGATGATTTCCGAAGGCGCGGCTGGTTTATTAAAATTGGGCTTTAATCTCAGCGAAAAAGATCCTAAGTTTCCTCGTTTACGTCAGCAATTTATCGAATACTACAGCCAACACAGTTGCGAACAAACCCAATTATTCGCGGGTGTTGATACACTTATTGATCACCTAGAAACAAATCATGTTGCATGGGGAATTGTTACTAATAAATCAGAAGCATTAACCATGCCTTTAATCGAGCATTTTCCTTTACTCAAAAAAGCAAAATGTATTGTGGGCGGCGATACGCTAAGCCATAGCAAACCCCACCCTAAACCGTTATTACACGCCTGCGAGTGTATTAAATCCACACCCAAACACTGTGTTTATATCGGTGATGCAAAACGAGATATTGACGCCGCCAACGCAGCCGGTATGCGTAGTTTAATTGCGTTATATGGCTATATTCCTAATCAAGCAGAACTTAACTCATGGCACGCAACCGCTATGATCAACACACCACTTGAACTGATTGATTGGTTAAAACAATCAAATAAAACAAATCATTAA
- a CDS encoding acyl-CoA thioesterase, translated as MKPTHHLDPTLRVKTRPNDANKSGDIFGGWLMSQIDIAGAIAAARRSKGPVVTRSVKELNFLQPLFIYDIASFYTEVIQVGNTSMTVKVEVYAERYKEGETEFDEIKVSDAILVYVAVSKPGEKRLIPKS; from the coding sequence GTGAAACCTACCCATCACTTAGATCCTACCTTGCGTGTTAAAACCCGACCGAATGATGCAAATAAATCGGGCGATATTTTTGGCGGTTGGTTAATGTCACAAATCGATATCGCAGGCGCTATTGCCGCGGCTCGCCGATCAAAAGGCCCTGTTGTTACGCGTTCTGTTAAAGAGTTAAACTTTTTACAACCTTTATTTATTTATGACATCGCCAGTTTTTATACCGAAGTCATACAAGTCGGTAACACATCTATGACGGTTAAGGTGGAAGTCTACGCGGAACGTTATAAAGAAGGTGAAACGGAATTTGATGAAATAAAAGTATCGGACGCTATCCTGGTTTATGTTGCCGTTTCAAAACCAGGAGAAAAACGTTTAATCCCCAAAAGTTAA
- the minE gene encoding cell division topological specificity factor MinE produces the protein MTLLDRLFRNRTKNTASLAKERLQIIVSHERRTGTDSDVDFLPKLQRELVEVIAKYVDIDQDQVKVELERAGNCSILELNITLPNANANAEATTDKPELA, from the coding sequence ATGACCTTATTAGACCGTCTATTTCGTAATCGCACAAAAAACACCGCATCACTTGCGAAAGAGCGTTTACAGATTATTGTTTCTCATGAACGTAGAACGGGTACAGACAGCGATGTCGATTTTTTGCCTAAGCTACAGCGTGAATTAGTGGAAGTGATTGCGAAGTACGTAGATATCGATCAAGACCAAGTTAAAGTAGAGTTAGAGCGTGCCGGTAATTGCTCTATTTTAGAATTAAATATTACGCTACCGAATGCGAATGCGAATGCAGAGGCGACTACGGACAAACCCGAACTAGCTTAA
- the minD gene encoding septum site-determining protein MinD, with protein MAEIIVITSGKGGVGKTTSSAAIAAGLAFRGFKTVVIDFDIGLRNLDLIMGCERRVVFDFVNVIRGEANIKQALIKDKRLENLFVLPASQTRDKDALSKEGVENILEELKKEFDYIICDSPAGIERGATLAMYFADRAIVVSNPEISSVRDSDRMLGILDSKSRRAELGLEPIKQHLLLTRYSLTRVEKGDMLSVDDVLDILSIPLLSVIPESQAVLRASNSGVPVTLNGESDAHQAYVDAVSRLLGEEVPFKFVKAEKKGLLRRLFGREEVAT; from the coding sequence TTGGCTGAAATTATTGTTATTACATCTGGAAAAGGTGGCGTGGGTAAAACGACGAGTAGTGCAGCCATCGCTGCAGGCCTCGCGTTTCGTGGTTTTAAAACGGTGGTGATTGATTTTGATATTGGATTACGAAATCTCGATTTGATTATGGGATGTGAACGTCGCGTCGTGTTTGATTTTGTGAATGTGATTCGTGGCGAAGCAAATATCAAACAAGCATTGATTAAAGACAAACGACTTGAAAATCTTTTTGTGTTACCGGCTTCGCAGACGCGTGATAAAGATGCGTTAAGCAAAGAAGGCGTAGAAAATATATTAGAAGAACTTAAAAAAGAATTTGATTATATTATTTGTGATTCTCCGGCCGGTATAGAACGTGGTGCCACCTTAGCAATGTATTTTGCGGATAGAGCAATTGTGGTTAGTAATCCTGAGATTTCCTCCGTGCGTGATTCAGATAGGATGTTAGGTATTCTGGATAGTAAGTCACGACGTGCGGAGTTAGGTTTAGAACCTATTAAGCAACATTTATTGTTGACACGTTATTCATTAACGCGCGTTGAAAAAGGCGATATGTTAAGCGTAGATGATGTATTAGATATCCTTTCTATTCCTTTGTTAAGTGTTATTCCTGAATCACAAGCCGTATTGCGTGCATCAAACTCCGGTGTGCCAGTGACTTTAAATGGCGAGAGCGATGCGCATCAAGCTTATGTCGATGCGGTTTCCCGTTTATTGGGCGAAGAAGTGCCTTTTAAATTTGTTAAAGCAGAAAAAAAAGGTTTACTACGTCGTCTCTTTGGTCGTGAGGAGGTAGCGACATGA
- the recO gene encoding DNA repair protein RecO: MLNAAQFEPAYILHTKPYRDSSLLVDAFTASQGRISLIAKAARGMRSKNSRFKGLLQAFVPLSISWRGKTELLNLLNAEPSGLFLPPLHGKLLICGLYLNELLMRLLYRYDPHPALFQAYQTALTMLPQNPNVVLRVFEKQLLAELGYALHLNQDNQTQQPILADQHYQFIPSQGLFICLNTSVTNKLFLFSGASLLAIYHEQWNTPDQLFDAKRLFRLALHHLLEGKSIRSRELLLNSA; encoded by the coding sequence ATGTTAAACGCGGCACAATTTGAACCTGCTTATATTTTACACACAAAACCTTATCGTGATTCCAGTTTATTAGTCGACGCATTTACCGCATCGCAAGGACGTATCAGTCTTATTGCGAAAGCTGCACGCGGCATGCGCAGTAAAAATTCGCGCTTTAAAGGTTTGTTACAAGCCTTTGTTCCCTTATCAATCTCTTGGCGAGGAAAAACAGAACTACTCAATTTATTAAATGCAGAACCCAGTGGACTTTTTTTACCACCATTACACGGTAAACTTTTAATCTGTGGGCTTTATCTCAACGAATTACTCATGCGCTTACTTTATCGTTACGATCCTCACCCTGCACTTTTTCAAGCCTATCAAACCGCATTAACGATGTTGCCACAAAATCCTAACGTCGTATTACGTGTATTTGAAAAACAATTACTCGCCGAATTAGGCTATGCGCTCCATTTAAATCAAGACAATCAAACCCAACAACCCATTTTAGCGGATCAACATTACCAATTTATCCCTAGCCAAGGATTGTTTATTTGTTTAAATACATCGGTTACTAACAAACTATTTCTTTTTTCCGGTGCATCTCTGTTAGCTATTTATCATGAACAGTGGAACACTCCAGATCAATTGTTCGATGCTAAACGTTTGTTTAGGCTTGCGTTACACCATTTGCTAGAAGGAAAAAGCATTCGAAGCCGTGAATTACTGCTGAACTCTGCTTGA
- a CDS encoding outer membrane lipoprotein, whose translation MKITHYFLLSLFSFITLTGCAPCLSPNVYDTANAGQIHRVAQGVVVSSRIVRVSDSGTGVGVGTVTGGALGAIAASQIGQGSGSLAAGIGGALLGGIAGSHAQQGLSSQNGIEYVIRLHNKSLISIVQGLRPSFNRGQHVLVQYGAGGRSRVIADPAYYAN comes from the coding sequence ATGAAAATTACACATTATTTTTTATTATCATTATTCAGTTTTATCACATTAACTGGCTGCGCACCTTGTTTGTCACCCAATGTCTATGACACCGCCAATGCAGGACAAATACATCGTGTCGCTCAAGGTGTTGTTGTCAGTAGTCGCATCGTCCGCGTCTCTGATAGTGGAACAGGCGTGGGTGTCGGTACCGTCACAGGTGGTGCTTTAGGCGCTATTGCTGCTTCACAAATAGGTCAGGGAAGCGGCAGTTTAGCGGCTGGTATCGGTGGTGCTCTTTTAGGTGGAATAGCCGGTAGCCATGCTCAACAAGGGCTAAGCAGCCAAAACGGTATTGAATATGTTATTAGGCTACATAACAAATCCTTAATCTCTATTGTACAAGGGCTGAGACCGAGCTTTAATCGCGGTCAACATGTACTGGTACAATATGGTGCAGGCGGTCGTTCACGCGTCATCGCGGATCCCGCTTATTATGCTAATTAA
- a CDS encoding AmpG family muropeptide MFS transporter, with protein sequence MPNQLNKRNLFATLLLGFSSGLPLALTASTLQAWFTVTGASILAIGSLGLIGQPYVYKFLWAPLLDRWIPPLLGRRRGWLIITQFALLLAIAGMILADPQTSPSLLVSLAFLVAFLSASQDIAIDAYRTDVLKPNERGLGATLTSWGYKIGMLVSSALALVLADKFGWRPMYLIMAGLMSIGLFASWFGENPIEQQSTLPSSVHAAVVEPFKEFLNRKSAWLILLFIILYKLGDALSVSLTTPFLIRGLGFSLTTVAFVNKGIGFVATMLGLLAGGLLMTRIRLFTALFYFGILQAGAILALLQLALVGHHYGFLVFAIFTDNFCNAMAGIAFLAFIMSLCDHRYTATQFALFSALASVGRVFIGPLAGLIVTYFSWPIFFILSLAACLPGLSLLWYLRHSVSNNHAISAEKVS encoded by the coding sequence ATGCCAAACCAGCTTAACAAACGGAACCTGTTTGCTACTTTATTATTAGGGTTTTCATCAGGTTTACCGCTCGCCTTAACCGCAAGCACCTTACAAGCGTGGTTTACGGTAACCGGCGCCAGTATTCTAGCCATTGGCAGCCTCGGTTTGATTGGTCAACCGTATGTTTATAAATTTCTGTGGGCACCTTTGCTAGATCGTTGGATACCCCCTCTATTAGGGCGTAGACGCGGGTGGCTGATTATCACTCAATTCGCTTTATTACTTGCCATCGCCGGCATGATCTTAGCGGATCCGCAAACAAGTCCCTCGTTATTAGTCAGTCTCGCCTTCCTGGTTGCCTTTCTTTCTGCTTCGCAAGATATCGCAATTGACGCCTATAGAACCGACGTACTTAAACCTAATGAACGTGGATTAGGGGCTACGTTAACGAGCTGGGGCTACAAAATAGGTATGCTGGTTTCAAGTGCCTTGGCATTGGTATTAGCAGATAAATTTGGGTGGCGTCCCATGTATTTAATCATGGCTGGCCTGATGAGCATTGGTCTTTTTGCTAGCTGGTTTGGTGAAAACCCCATCGAACAACAAAGCACGCTTCCATCTAGTGTACATGCGGCTGTGGTTGAACCTTTTAAAGAATTCCTCAACAGAAAGTCAGCTTGGCTCATTTTACTCTTCATTATACTTTATAAACTAGGTGATGCGCTGAGCGTATCGTTAACAACGCCTTTTTTAATTCGCGGCTTGGGTTTTTCATTAACCACTGTTGCCTTTGTTAACAAAGGGATTGGCTTTGTTGCCACCATGTTAGGGCTGTTAGCCGGTGGACTATTAATGACACGTATACGCTTATTTACGGCGTTATTTTACTTTGGCATTTTACAAGCGGGCGCTATTTTAGCGTTATTACAACTCGCTTTAGTTGGCCATCATTATGGCTTCTTGGTATTTGCTATTTTTACCGATAACTTCTGCAATGCCATGGCAGGTATTGCTTTCCTCGCTTTTATTATGAGCTTGTGTGACCATCGTTATACTGCCACCCAGTTTGCATTATTTTCAGCATTAGCAAGCGTTGGACGTGTTTTTATTGGCCCCCTTGCGGGCTTGATTGTGACCTATTTTAGCTGGCCAATATTTTTTATCTTATCATTAGCCGCCTGTTTACCCGGATTAAGTCTACTGTGGTACTTGCGTCATAGCGTTAGCAATAATCATGCTATCTCTGCAGAAAAAGTGTCTTAA
- a CDS encoding Rid family detoxifying hydrolase — protein MNNKQMIQTNEAPQPIGAYSQAVRVGDTVYLSGQIALDTKGVFLAGDIEAQTRQVFKNLAAVALAAGGELNQCVKLTIFLSDLTDFPVVNSVMAEYFSAPYPARSTIEVSALPKGARVEIEGIMLLNA, from the coding sequence ATGAATAATAAGCAAATGATACAGACCAACGAGGCACCTCAGCCCATCGGTGCTTATTCTCAAGCGGTTCGAGTCGGTGATACTGTTTATCTATCCGGCCAAATCGCATTAGATACAAAAGGGGTTTTCCTTGCGGGTGACATTGAGGCGCAAACCCGACAGGTATTTAAGAATTTAGCGGCGGTTGCTTTAGCGGCAGGTGGTGAGTTGAATCAATGTGTAAAACTAACTATTTTTCTAAGTGATTTAACGGATTTTCCGGTGGTGAATAGCGTCATGGCTGAATATTTTTCAGCACCTTATCCGGCAAGAAGTACCATTGAAGTTTCAGCGTTGCCCAAAGGAGCTCGCGTGGAGATAGAAGGCATTATGCTACTAAATGCTTAA
- the groES gene encoding co-chaperone GroES produces MSEVLEKPLVEMITPLQDRIVVKRAVEEEKSKGGIVIPDTAKEKPVRGVVVAIGPGKRLESGEIQPLSVKLDDEILFGKYAGTEVKLENQDYIVMREDDVMAIMKK; encoded by the coding sequence ATGAGTGAAGTATTAGAAAAACCGTTAGTCGAAATGATTACACCGCTACAAGACCGTATTGTCGTTAAACGAGCCGTTGAAGAGGAAAAATCAAAAGGCGGGATCGTTATTCCCGATACAGCTAAAGAAAAACCTGTTAGAGGCGTTGTTGTCGCTATAGGTCCAGGTAAACGTCTTGAGTCAGGCGAAATCCAGCCTTTATCCGTTAAACTCGACGATGAAATCCTGTTTGGCAAGTATGCAGGTACCGAAGTCAAACTTGAAAATCAAGACTATATTGTTATGCGTGAAGATGACGTCATGGCAATCATGAAGAAATAA
- the groL gene encoding chaperonin GroEL (60 kDa chaperone family; promotes refolding of misfolded polypeptides especially under stressful conditions; forms two stacked rings of heptamers to form a barrel-shaped 14mer; ends can be capped by GroES; misfolded proteins enter the barrel where they are refolded when GroES binds) — MAAKVLQFGVEARASILRGVDILSEAVKVTLGPKGRNVILDKSFGAPTITKDGVSVAKEIELKDKFENMGAQMVKEVASHTSDEAGDGTTTATVLAQAILREGMKAVAAGMNPMDLKRGIDTAVTSVVTELKKLSTPCSDNKASAQVGTVSANGDEAIGSIIADAMEKVGKEGVITVEDGSGLENELDTVEGMQFDRGYLSPYFINNQQSMSCELENPYILLVDKKISNIREMLGILEGVAKAGRSLLIIAEDVEGEALATLVVNTIRGIVKVCAVKAPGFGDRRKEMLQDIAILSKANVIAEEVGLNLEKATIEDLGSAKRVVITKDNATIIDGQGEKGKIKDRIAEIKIQIEKTSSDYDREKLQERLAKLSGGVAVIKVGAATETEMKEKKARVEDALHATRAAVEEGVVPGGGVALIRTLSTLVNLKGSNTDQDMGIRIVRNALEAPLRQIVTNAGSEPAVIVDKITSGQGNFGYNAATGEYGDMLKMGILDPTKVTRTALQNAASIASLMITTECMVAELPKKEEGSGMPAGGMDGMGGMGGMM, encoded by the coding sequence ATGGCTGCAAAAGTTTTACAATTTGGTGTAGAAGCGCGTGCTTCTATTCTACGTGGTGTCGACATATTATCTGAAGCTGTTAAGGTAACCTTGGGTCCTAAAGGTCGCAACGTTATTTTAGACAAAAGCTTTGGTGCTCCTACCATTACAAAAGACGGTGTTTCAGTCGCAAAAGAAATTGAACTGAAAGACAAATTTGAAAACATGGGCGCACAAATGGTTAAAGAAGTAGCTTCCCATACGTCTGATGAAGCTGGTGATGGTACTACGACCGCAACTGTTTTAGCACAAGCTATTTTACGCGAAGGTATGAAGGCCGTTGCCGCTGGCATGAATCCTATGGATCTGAAACGCGGTATTGATACCGCGGTTACTTCAGTTGTCACTGAACTTAAGAAACTTTCTACACCATGTTCTGATAATAAGGCGAGTGCGCAAGTCGGTACTGTTTCAGCGAATGGTGATGAGGCTATCGGTTCTATCATTGCAGACGCAATGGAAAAAGTAGGTAAAGAAGGTGTTATCACGGTAGAAGATGGTTCCGGTTTAGAAAATGAACTGGATACCGTTGAAGGTATGCAATTTGATCGTGGTTACTTATCTCCGTACTTCATTAATAATCAACAAAGCATGAGCTGCGAATTAGAAAACCCTTACATCTTATTAGTTGATAAGAAGATTTCTAATATCCGTGAAATGCTGGGTATTCTTGAAGGTGTTGCAAAAGCCGGCCGTTCCTTATTAATTATTGCTGAAGATGTAGAAGGCGAAGCCTTAGCTACTTTAGTAGTTAATACCATTCGCGGTATTGTTAAGGTTTGTGCGGTTAAAGCACCTGGTTTCGGTGACCGTCGTAAAGAAATGTTACAAGATATCGCTATCCTCAGTAAAGCAAACGTGATTGCTGAAGAAGTAGGGTTAAATCTTGAAAAAGCAACTATAGAGGACTTAGGTTCTGCAAAACGTGTTGTTATCACTAAAGACAATGCAACTATCATTGATGGTCAAGGCGAAAAAGGCAAAATTAAAGATCGTATTGCCGAAATCAAAATACAAATCGAAAAAACCAGTTCTGATTATGACCGTGAAAAGCTACAAGAGCGTTTAGCTAAATTATCGGGCGGTGTTGCAGTGATTAAAGTAGGTGCAGCAACTGAAACCGAAATGAAAGAAAAGAAAGCGCGTGTAGAAGATGCTCTTCATGCAACCCGTGCAGCGGTTGAAGAAGGCGTGGTTCCTGGTGGTGGTGTTGCTTTAATCCGCACACTCAGTACCCTTGTTAACTTAAAAGGTAGCAATACCGATCAAGACATGGGTATTCGTATTGTACGCAACGCACTTGAAGCGCCTTTACGTCAGATTGTTACTAACGCTGGTTCTGAACCCGCTGTTATTGTCGACAAAATCACTTCTGGCCAAGGTAACTTTGGTTACAATGCAGCCACCGGTGAATACGGCGACATGCTAAAAATGGGTATCTTAGATCCAACGAAAGTAACCCGTACTGCACTACAAAATGCAGCTTCTATTGCTAGTCTAATGATCACAACCGAATGTATGGTTGCTGAACTTCCTAAGAAGGAAGAAGGCAGCGGTATGCCGGCTGGTGGAATGGATGGCATGGGTGGTATGGGCGGAATGATGTAA